In Rhizophagus irregularis chromosome 7, complete sequence, a single genomic region encodes these proteins:
- a CDS encoding uncharacterized protein (SECRETED:cutsite_VAA-QG; SECRETED:prob_0.7812); SECRETED:SignalP(1-21): protein MNKRIFIILAIFFALVTYVAAQGPADGAPADGKAPADGAPADGKAPADGAPADGKAPADGAPADGKAPADGKAPADGKAPDAADGKAPADGKAPADGKAPADGKAPADGKAPADGKAPADGKAPADGKAPADGKAPADGKAPADGKAPADGKAPAGAAPGGAAPAPGAAPKDGKAPAPADGKTPAASPAGGAAPSASAKAAASSGNSLKSSGYSFAAIAVLGAIFA, encoded by the exons atgaataaacgCATCTTCATTATTCTCGCCATTTTCTTCGCTTTAGTTACCTACGTTGCTGCACA AGGACCAGCTGACGGAGCACCAGCTGACGGAAAAGCACCAGCTGACGGAGCACCAGCTGACGGAAAAGCACCAGCTGACGGAGCACCAGCCGACGGAAAAGCACCAGCTGACGGAGCACCAGCCGACGGAAAAGCACCAGCCGACGGAAAAGCACCAGCTGACGGAAAAGCACCAGACGCAGCCGACGGAAAAGCACCAGCTGACGGAAAAGCACCAGCTGACGGAAAAGCACCAGCCGACGGAAAAGCACCAGCTGACGGAAAAGCACCAGCCGACGGAAAAGCACCAGCTGACGGAAAAGCTCCAGCTGACGGAAAAGCTCCAGCTGACGGAAAAGCACCAGCTGACGGAAAAGCACCAGCTGACGGAAAAGCTCCAGCTGACGGAAAAGCTCCAGCAGGTGCTGCTCCAGGAGGTGCTGCTCCAGCTCCAGGTGCTGCTCCAAAAGACGGAAAAGCACCAGCCCCAGCTGACGGAAAAACACCAGCAGCATCACCAGCAGGAGGAGCAGCCCCATCAGCATCAGCCAAAGCAGCAGCATCATCCGGAAATTCTCTTAAATCATCTGGATATTCATTCGCTGCCATTGCCGTTCTTGGAGCTA